Within the Rhizobium favelukesii genome, the region CCCATGGCAACGAGGCGCAGCCGCTGGAGATCTTTGAGGCGAAGGCGGCCGGAAACGCGGTCATCTCCTTCGACCGCGGCTGCATCAGGAAGCAGCTCGACGAAAGCGACCTTCTGATTCCCTCGGGCGGCGAGTTTGTACCGACCGCGTTGGCGTGGTTATCGGCCATGTCACCGGAGCCAGCGCTCGAAACAAGACGGAAGGCGATCCAGCAAGCCTATAAAACCCGCCACGCCAAGGCGCGCGCTGCCATCAACTCACTCTTGAATTTCGACGAATGATGACGCGATGCCACGACATCATGATGCGCCAGGCACCGGCTTGACCTTCAGCCCGTCGATGAACAGCTGCTCGAGAAAGCGCGCCGCATCGTCGAAGCGACCGGCGCCTGCATGGTGCCCGAGCACCGCCCTCACCTGAACGTCGAAGTCGGCATAATGCTGTGTCGTCGACCAGATCGAGAAAATCAGGTGGTAGGGATCGCACCTGGCGATCTTCCCTGCTTTCGCCCAAGCACGAATAACTTCGGCCTTCTCGTCCACGAGTTCCTTCAGCGGTCCTTTCAGTTCGTCTTCGACATGCGGCGCGCCCTGCAGCATCTCGTTGGCGAAAAGCCGGCTTTCGCGTGGGAAATCGCGGGCCATTTCGAGCTTACGCCTTATGTAGCTGCGGATCTCGCTTTCTGGATTACCCTCGGCATCGAAAGCTCTCAATGGCTCCAGCCAGGTAAAGAGCACGCGGTCGATCAGCGCCCGGTGCATCGCTTCCTTGGTGCGGAAATAATAGAGCAGGTTCGGCTTCGACATGCCGGCGACTTCGGCGATCTGATCAATCGTGGAACCGCGAAAGCCGCTCACCGAAAACACGTCGAGCGCGGCTTCAAGAATCTGCTCTTCCTTCTCTTCCTGAATGCGCGTGCGCCGCTGAGTCCTGGCTGCTCTCGGGATTGCCATGTCGATCTTGTTTCCCCTTCAAATTCAACCATTTCACTCAAGATTGAACCGGTATGAGCCGCTCGCCGCAAAAATGGGCAGATGCCGGTGATTTTGTCTGTATTTTTCCTGATTTTCGTCTTGAGCCCAGCGCCGGAAGTTGTAATGTTTACCAATCGGTCAAATTATCGATCAGATGCAAAACAAAGGCAACTGGCGATTTTCCGGCGCTAACAAAACAAACAAGAGCGCCGAGAAACTGACCACGGGAACAAGCGGGCATGCGCGCTGCATGACCGCGAAAACAGGGTGAGGGCTTTAGACATGGTGGCAGCACCAGGCGAGAACATGCGCGTCAACGGGGATCGTCTTTGGGACAGCCTCATGGACATGGCAAAGATCGGCCCGGGCATTGCTGGCGGCAACAACCGCCAGACCTTGACGGACTCCGATGCCGAGGGGCGCAGCCTTTTCAGGACATGGTGTGAAGACGCAGGCCTGACCCTCGGTATCGACAAGATGGGTACGATGTTCGCGACCCGTCCGGGCACCGATCCGGATGCACTGCCGGTCTATGTCGGCTCGCATCTCGATACGCAGCCGACCGGCGGCAAATATGACGGCGTGCTCGGCGTGCTTGGCGCTCTCGAAGTCGTCCGCACCATGAACGACCTCGGCATCAAGACCAAGCATCCGATCGTCGTCACGAACTGGACCAACGAGGAAGGCGCACGCTTCGCACCGGCCATGCTCGCCTCGGGTGTCTTCGCCGGCGTCCATACACTGGAATATGCTTACGAGCGCAAGGATCCGGAGGGCAAGACCTTCGGCGACGAGCTCAAGCGCATCGGGTGGGTTGGCGACGAACAGGTCGGTGCGCGCAAGATGCACGCATATTTCGAGTACCACATCGAACAGGGGCCGATCCTCGAAGTCGAGAACAAACAGATCGGCGTGGTCACGCACTGTCAAGGCCTCTGGTGGCTCGAATTCACGCTGACTGGCAGGGAAGCCCATACCGGCTCGACCCCGATGAACATGCGCGTCAACGCCGGGCTCGCGATGTCACGCATCATCGAAATGGTGCAGACCGTGGCGATGGAGAACCAGCCGGGCGCCGTCGGCGGCGTCGGTCAGGTTTTCTTCACCCCCAACTCGCGCAACGTCCTGCCTGGCAAGGTCGTCTTCACCGTTGACATCCGCTCCCCCGATCAGGCGAAGCTCGACGGCATGCGCGCCAGGATCGAGAAAGAAGCACCTGACATTTGCGAAGCACTCGGCGTCGGTTGCGCGATCGAGGCGATCGGCCACTTCGCGCCGGTCACCTTCGATCCGACGCTCGTTTCGCGCGTGCGCGGTGCGGCCGAACGGCTTGGCTACAGCCACATGAACCTTATCTCGGGCGCCGGCCACGACGCCTGCTGGGCAGCAAAGGTCGCGCCGACGACGATGGTCATGTGCCCCTGCGTCGGAGGCCTCTCGCACAACGAGGCGGAGGACATCTCCAAGGAATGGGCAGCGGCCGGCGCTGACGTCCTCTTCCACGCCGTCGTCGAGACCGCCGAAATCGTTGTATAATCAAGGGCGGGATCATTCCCGCCTTTCTTTTACCGGCGGACGCAGAGCCGCGAGCAATCAATGCAAGGGATCTGATCATGAGCACAGTCATCAAGGGCGGAACCATCGTCACCGCGGACCTGACCTACAAGGCGGACGTGAAGATCGAGGGCGGCAAGATCGTCGAGATTGGCCCGAACCTCTCCGGCACCGAAACGCTCGATGCGACGGGCTGCTACGTCATGCCCGGTGGTATCGACCCGCATGTCCATCTCGAAATGCCGTTCATGGGCACCTATTCCTCCGACGACTTCGAAAGCGGCACCCGCGCGGGTCTCGCCGGCGGCACGACCATGGTTGTGGATTTCTGCCTGCCGGGACCGGAGCAGTCGCTGCTTGAAGCCCTGCAGATGTGGGACAACAAGACCAGCCGCGCCAACGCCGACTATTCGTTCCACATGGCGATCACCGGCTGGAACGAACGCGTCTTCAACGAGATGGAGACGGTCGTCAGGGACAAGGGCATCAACACCTTCAAGCATTTCATGGCCTACAAGGGCGCATTGATGGTGAACGACGACGAGATGTTCGCCTCCTTCCAGCGCTGCGCCGAGCTCGGCGCACTGCCGCTGGTTCACGCAGAGAATGGCGATGTCGTTGCCTCGATGACCGCCAAGCTTCTCGCCGAAGGCAACAACGGCCCCGAGGCACACGCCTATTCCCGCCCGCCCGAGGTCGAAGGCGAGGCAACCAACCGCGCCATCATGCTCGCCGACATGGCCGGTGTGCCGCTCTATGTCGTGCACACCTCCTGCGAGCAGGCGCACGAAGCGATCCGCCGTGCCCGCCAGAAGGGCATGCGCGTCTATGGCGAGCCGCTGATCCAGCACCTCACGCTCGACGAAAGCGAATATTTCGACAAGGACTGGGACCATGCCGCCCGCCGTGTCATGTCGCCGCCCTTCCGCAGCAAGCAGCACCAGGACAGCCTCTGGGCGGGCCTGCAATCCGGCTCGCTGTCGGTGGTGGCAACTGACCACTGCGCCTTTACCACCGATCAGAAGCGCTTCGGCGTCGGCAACTTTGCCAAGATTCCGAATGGCACCGGCGGCCTCGAGGACCGACTGCCGATGCTGTGGACCCATGGCGTGAACACCGGCCGTCTCACGATGAACGAATTCGTAGCGGTCACCTCGACCAACATCGCCAAGATCCTCAACGTCTATCCGAAGAAGGGCGCGATCCTCGTCGGTGCCGATGCCGATATCGTCGTATGGGATCCGAAGCGCTCGAAGACGATCTCGGCCAAGTCGCAGCAGTCGTCGATCGACTATAACGTCTTTGAAGGCAAGGAAGTCACCGGCCTGCCGCGCTACACGCTGACGCGCGGCGAAGTGGCGATCGAGGAAAGCACGGTCAAGACCAAGGAGGGCCACGGCCAGTTCGTCAAGCGCGAACCGTTCCAGGCAGTCAACAAGGCGCTCTCGACCTGGAAGGAGCTTGTGGCGCCCCGCAAGGTCGAACGATCCGGCATCCCGGCGACGGGAGTCTGATCCTTGACATCGTCACCCCTGTACCAGCCGATCAAGCTCCGGAAGCAGAACGACGCTTTCCTGCTCGTTCGGATCTGTGCGGGCGATGATCGCGGTGCAAGGGGTGCCGCTGAGGTTGGCAGGCAGCCTTGGCGCGCACGCCGGGCGGAATCGTCATAAGATGCATGCAGATGCCCTTGGCGCCGACCGTCTCGGCCGCGATGCCTTCGAAGTAGCTGAGCCCTTGCTTGCCGTCATAGGCATGACTGGGACGCACAATGTGACAGATGGGCTTTGATGTCGCGTCCATCGTCATCCTCCATGGACCTTGCCGGAACAATGAAAACCGCTACTCATACTATCATGCAAACCGCACAAGCGCGGGGAAAACAGGATACACAATCATTGACGCAAGCTGCCTCCGTCGTATCCGCCAAGGACCTCTGTCTGACCTACGATGCCAGCGATGCTCCTGTGCATGCGCTGACGAACGTCAATCTCGACGTGCGCAAGGGCGACTTCGTCTCCTTCATCGGCCCGTCCGGTTGCGGCAAGACCACTTTCCTGCGCGTGATTGCTGATCTCGAAAGAAAAACATCGGGTGAAATCACCGTCAACGGCATGACGCCGGAGGAAGCGCGCAAGGCCCGCGCCTACGGCTATGTCTTCCAGGCACCGGCGCTCTACCCCTGGCGCACCATCGAGAACAACATCGCCCTGCCGCTCGAAATCATGGGCTATGCCTTCGCCGACCAGAAGAAGCGCATAGCCGATGCGCTTGACCTCGTGAACCTTTCCGGTTTCGAGAAGAAATTCCCCTGGCAGCTTTCCGGCGGCATGCAGCAACGGGCCTCCATCGCCCGCGCACTCGCCTTCGATGCCGACCTGCTCCTGATGGACGAACCCTTCGGCGCGCTCGACGAAATCGTTCGCGACCACCTGAACGAGGAGCTTCTGAAGCTCTGGGCGCGCACCAACAAAACCATCTGCTTCGTCACCCATTCGATCCCAGAAGCGGTCTATCTCTCAACCAAGATTGTCGTGATGTCCCCTCGCCCCGGTCGCGTCACCGACGTCATCGACTCGCCGCTTCCCAAGGAGCGGCCGCTGGATATTCGCGAATCGCCCGAGTTCCTTGAAATCGCCCATCGCGTGCGCGAGGGCCTGAGATCGGGGCACAGCTATGAGCACTAAGGCATTGGGAGTTAAAACCGGTGCGCGGGGGCGCTCATGAGGCCAGATACTCTTAAGGATCGGATAGTCCCCGTCCTCACAATCCTGTTGGCATTGATCGCGATCTGGTACGTCGCGGCAGTGCTGATGAATGCCTCCTTCCAGCGCGACATGGATCAGCGCGCCAACCAGACGCCGGGAACGGTGGAATTCGTCGAAAAGACGCTGTCGCAGCCGAAGCCGCTGCTGCCGGCACCGCATCAGGTGGCGCAGAACGTCTTCGAAAATACCTTCCTGCGCAAACTTTCGAGCAACCGCAGCCTGGTCTACCATAGCTGGGTCACGCTCTCGTCGACGCTGCTG harbors:
- a CDS encoding glycosyltransferase; the encoded protein is MDTFLDLARQARNESLPIRAILAGPAGASERAAIDAAAAELGDTLDYRGPLYDAAKSAFYREVDVFVFATTHGNEAQPLEIFEAKAAGNAVISFDRGCIRKQLDESDLLIPSGGEFVPTALAWLSAMSPEPALETRRKAIQQAYKTRHAKARAAINSLLNFDE
- a CDS encoding TetR family transcriptional regulator C-terminal domain-containing protein, whose translation is MAIPRAARTQRRTRIQEEKEEQILEAALDVFSVSGFRGSTIDQIAEVAGMSKPNLLYYFRTKEAMHRALIDRVLFTWLEPLRAFDAEGNPESEIRSYIRRKLEMARDFPRESRLFANEMLQGAPHVEDELKGPLKELVDEKAEVIRAWAKAGKIARCDPYHLIFSIWSTTQHYADFDVQVRAVLGHHAGAGRFDDAARFLEQLFIDGLKVKPVPGAS
- a CDS encoding Zn-dependent hydrolase codes for the protein MVAAPGENMRVNGDRLWDSLMDMAKIGPGIAGGNNRQTLTDSDAEGRSLFRTWCEDAGLTLGIDKMGTMFATRPGTDPDALPVYVGSHLDTQPTGGKYDGVLGVLGALEVVRTMNDLGIKTKHPIVVTNWTNEEGARFAPAMLASGVFAGVHTLEYAYERKDPEGKTFGDELKRIGWVGDEQVGARKMHAYFEYHIEQGPILEVENKQIGVVTHCQGLWWLEFTLTGREAHTGSTPMNMRVNAGLAMSRIIEMVQTVAMENQPGAVGGVGQVFFTPNSRNVLPGKVVFTVDIRSPDQAKLDGMRARIEKEAPDICEALGVGCAIEAIGHFAPVTFDPTLVSRVRGAAERLGYSHMNLISGAGHDACWAAKVAPTTMVMCPCVGGLSHNEAEDISKEWAAAGADVLFHAVVETAEIVV
- the hydA gene encoding dihydropyrimidinase — translated: MSTVIKGGTIVTADLTYKADVKIEGGKIVEIGPNLSGTETLDATGCYVMPGGIDPHVHLEMPFMGTYSSDDFESGTRAGLAGGTTMVVDFCLPGPEQSLLEALQMWDNKTSRANADYSFHMAITGWNERVFNEMETVVRDKGINTFKHFMAYKGALMVNDDEMFASFQRCAELGALPLVHAENGDVVASMTAKLLAEGNNGPEAHAYSRPPEVEGEATNRAIMLADMAGVPLYVVHTSCEQAHEAIRRARQKGMRVYGEPLIQHLTLDESEYFDKDWDHAARRVMSPPFRSKQHQDSLWAGLQSGSLSVVATDHCAFTTDQKRFGVGNFAKIPNGTGGLEDRLPMLWTHGVNTGRLTMNEFVAVTSTNIAKILNVYPKKGAILVGADADIVVWDPKRSKTISAKSQQSSIDYNVFEGKEVTGLPRYTLTRGEVAIEESTVKTKEGHGQFVKREPFQAVNKALSTWKELVAPRKVERSGIPATGV
- a CDS encoding ABC transporter ATP-binding protein, with the protein product MQTAQARGKQDTQSLTQAASVVSAKDLCLTYDASDAPVHALTNVNLDVRKGDFVSFIGPSGCGKTTFLRVIADLERKTSGEITVNGMTPEEARKARAYGYVFQAPALYPWRTIENNIALPLEIMGYAFADQKKRIADALDLVNLSGFEKKFPWQLSGGMQQRASIARALAFDADLLLMDEPFGALDEIVRDHLNEELLKLWARTNKTICFVTHSIPEAVYLSTKIVVMSPRPGRVTDVIDSPLPKERPLDIRESPEFLEIAHRVREGLRSGHSYEH